A section of the Paracoccaceae bacterium genome encodes:
- a CDS encoding FCD domain-containing protein → MATEHSASSIARALAADIHSGRYQPSDMLPSERGLCDAFSVGRNVVREAITILHGMGLVDHAKGKRPRVVSPTLSKVMEGVGTAAQFFFSGSEGLAHLEQARLFLETSLLRYATEHATNAQIGKLVEAIETCEANLTEIEGFRDADVQFHRVLAEIPGNPIFVALHDTFVERLMKNRALLPEFEKRNALSNQEHREIVAAILDRDSDRAVDILTGHLTRNFGTYFRLAMESGAATQQNHLNKRESSS, encoded by the coding sequence ATGGCTACAGAACATTCAGCCTCAAGCATTGCGCGCGCTCTGGCGGCCGACATTCATTCGGGCCGCTATCAGCCGTCTGACATGCTGCCGAGTGAACGCGGTCTTTGTGATGCCTTCTCGGTTGGCCGCAACGTCGTGCGCGAGGCGATCACCATCCTCCACGGCATGGGGCTGGTCGATCATGCCAAGGGCAAACGTCCGCGCGTCGTCTCTCCTACACTCTCCAAGGTGATGGAGGGTGTCGGCACCGCCGCACAGTTCTTCTTTTCGGGCAGCGAAGGTCTGGCCCATCTGGAACAGGCGCGCCTGTTTCTGGAAACCAGCCTGCTGCGCTATGCCACCGAACACGCCACCAACGCGCAGATCGGCAAGTTGGTCGAGGCGATCGAAACCTGCGAAGCGAACCTGACCGAGATCGAGGGGTTTCGCGACGCAGACGTGCAATTCCACCGGGTGCTGGCCGAAATCCCCGGCAACCCGATCTTCGTCGCCCTCCACGACACTTTCGTCGAGCGCCTGATGAAGAACCGAGCGCTGTTGCCGGAATTCGAAAAACGCAATGCGCTGAGCAACCAGGAACACCGCGAGATTGTCGCCGCGATCCTCGACCGGGATTCCGACCGCGCGGTTGACATTCTCACCGGGCATTTGACCCGCAACTTCGGCACCTATTTCCGCCTGGCGATGGAATCCGGTGCTGCAACACAACAAAACCACCTCAACAAAAGGGAGTCTTCCTCATGA
- a CDS encoding N-acetylneuraminate lyase produces the protein MKVSGSIFAALLTPFKDDGSISPEGIPPLVDYILSKGVHGLYAGGSTGESILQSREERVEHLIALAEYACGKCTLIAHVGAAATGDAEALAATAKSLGYDAVSAVPPYYYKHGSDDIHAYYQAIADAAGLPVIIYNIPALSGTDLSTQSLLKLMADPRIIGAKFTAQDLFQFQQLRTRAPDKKFYFGTDEMFLGAAAMGSDGGIGSTYNLIGDVYLGIETAVNAGDIDQARSLQAKANALIAILLQTGVMPGLKHAMNRMGIPVGPCRAPFRAANPDALPALNAWLDDNGYGG, from the coding sequence ATGAAAGTTTCAGGATCAATTTTCGCAGCCCTTCTGACGCCTTTCAAAGACGATGGCAGCATCAGTCCCGAAGGCATTCCGCCGCTGGTCGACTATATCTTGTCGAAAGGCGTTCACGGCCTCTATGCAGGTGGATCAACGGGTGAGAGCATTCTGCAAAGCCGTGAAGAACGTGTCGAACATCTGATAGCGCTTGCCGAATACGCCTGCGGGAAATGCACGCTGATCGCCCATGTCGGGGCCGCAGCGACAGGCGATGCCGAGGCATTGGCCGCAACTGCCAAATCGCTGGGCTATGATGCGGTTTCCGCCGTTCCGCCGTATTACTACAAGCACGGGTCAGACGATATTCATGCTTATTATCAGGCAATTGCCGATGCCGCCGGGCTGCCGGTGATCATCTACAACATCCCGGCGCTGTCGGGCACTGATCTGTCCACACAAAGCCTGCTGAAGCTGATGGCCGACCCGCGCATCATCGGCGCCAAGTTCACCGCGCAGGATCTTTTCCAGTTTCAGCAACTGCGAACCCGCGCACCTGACAAGAAATTCTATTTCGGCACGGACGAGATGTTTCTTGGGGCCGCCGCGATGGGGTCAGACGGCGGGATCGGTTCGACTTACAACCTGATTGGCGACGTCTATCTTGGGATCGAAACTGCTGTGAATGCGGGTGACATTGATCAGGCGCGCAGCCTGCAAGCCAAGGCCAACGCGCTGATTGCGATCCTGTTGCAAACCGGCGTGATGCCAGGTCTGAAACACGCGATGAACCGCATGGGCATCCCGGTCGGCCCGTGTCGCGCGCCATTTCGCGCTGCGAATCCCGACGCGCTGCCCGCGCTGAATGCCTGGCTGGACGATAACGGCTACGGCGGATGA
- a CDS encoding sulfatase-like hydrolase/transferase codes for MSQPPNILYVMFDQAKASAMSFMGNSEISMPHCDRLAERGWVFEDAYAAAPICTPSRTSAHTGLFPQVHGVTCHQNRAPFNAPQLAELLQRAGYYTCAAGHYEPERNLSRGWHEQTPMHERGPLFNSWLDHIRSGRKDVAWSSGAIDRDAHEGNSALLTDRAIRMVDQVQASGRPFFMHICYDDPHPPYFVPRPYDTMFEPAALTLPEAGDLADLPAWHAKARAEVGTDAATEDDFRRVLAIYYGMIRYIDDEMARLHAALKARGMLENTWIIIGSDHGDYMGEKGLFNKSESLYKCLLHVPLIIVPPKVAEEPEAQRIAGLVSTVDLFPTLLNIAGVDPPENQGRDILAWVRSGHETPLRDEIFAQIGDYHGFIGTSWPSGMPKSGRHASLTHAIRTRERAYIRDPDNGDEAYDLCDDPNELRNLLNQGQPALPDEFTAMKTRLEAFISQCDNLRSDLGIIAGDRGFVEGWE; via the coding sequence ATGAGTCAGCCTCCGAACATCCTTTATGTGATGTTCGATCAGGCCAAAGCCTCGGCCATGTCGTTCATGGGCAACTCGGAAATCTCGATGCCCCATTGCGACCGACTGGCCGAGAGGGGCTGGGTGTTCGAGGATGCCTATGCCGCCGCGCCGATCTGTACGCCGTCGCGCACGTCGGCCCACACCGGGTTGTTTCCACAGGTTCACGGCGTCACCTGCCACCAGAACCGCGCGCCGTTCAATGCGCCGCAACTGGCCGAGCTGCTTCAGCGCGCAGGCTATTACACCTGCGCCGCTGGCCATTACGAGCCCGAGCGCAACCTGTCGCGTGGCTGGCACGAACAGACGCCGATGCATGAACGCGGGCCACTGTTCAATTCCTGGCTCGATCACATTCGATCCGGGCGCAAGGACGTCGCCTGGTCCAGCGGCGCGATTGACCGCGACGCACACGAAGGGAACTCGGCCCTGTTGACAGACCGCGCGATCCGAATGGTCGATCAGGTGCAGGCCAGCGGCCGCCCATTCTTCATGCATATATGCTACGACGATCCGCACCCGCCGTATTTCGTGCCACGACCCTACGACACGATGTTCGAACCCGCGGCGCTGACACTGCCAGAAGCGGGCGATCTTGCCGACCTGCCAGCGTGGCATGCCAAAGCACGGGCCGAGGTTGGCACCGATGCCGCGACCGAGGATGATTTCCGCCGCGTTTTGGCGATCTATTACGGTATGATCCGCTACATTGACGACGAAATGGCCCGCCTGCACGCAGCTTTGAAGGCGCGCGGGATGCTTGAGAATACGTGGATCATCATCGGCTCGGACCATGGCGACTACATGGGCGAAAAGGGTTTGTTCAACAAATCGGAATCGCTTTATAAATGCCTGCTGCATGTCCCGCTGATCATTGTGCCGCCCAAGGTTGCAGAGGAACCGGAAGCGCAGCGGATCGCAGGTTTGGTCAGCACGGTTGATCTGTTCCCGACGCTTCTAAACATCGCCGGAGTTGACCCGCCAGAAAACCAGGGGCGGGACATTCTTGCTTGGGTCCGGTCAGGTCACGAAACCCCATTGCGCGACGAAATTTTCGCCCAGATCGGCGACTATCACGGTTTCATCGGCACTAGTTGGCCCAGCGGGATGCCGAAATCCGGTCGCCACGCCAGCCTGACCCACGCGATCCGGACGCGCGAACGTGCCTATATCCGTGATCCCGACAATGGGGACGAGGCCTATGATCTGTGCGATGACCCGAACGAGCTTCGCAACCTCCTCAACCAGGGTCAGCCTGCGTTGCCTGATGAATTCACCGCCATGAAAACTCGCCTTGAGGCGTTCATTTCACAGTGTGATAACTTGCGATCCGACCTTGGGATCATCGCAGGCGATCGCGGTTTTGTTGAGGGCTGGGAATAA
- a CDS encoding phytanoyl-CoA dioxygenase family protein: protein MTTSLDPQKIRDDFDRDGYVAIKPLYSFDEIDTLNAEIARFIRDVVPRMPDTQVYYEDTSDKSTLKQLQRMFEHDAYFNDLMLDGPVRRIAEAVLQEDVVPANMQYFNKPAGVGQATPPHQDGYYFHLTPCNAVTGWLALEDVDAENGCIHYVRGSHKSAAFRPHGRTGTLGFSQGITDFGTDQDKTNTVAFPGGPGTFLMHDARTIHWAGANKSPTRSRRALGFIYYGESARVDDATAKAYQARLDAQLKDSAKL, encoded by the coding sequence ATGACCACTTCATTGGACCCGCAGAAAATACGCGATGATTTCGATCGCGACGGATATGTCGCGATCAAGCCGCTGTATTCATTCGACGAAATCGACACATTGAACGCCGAGATTGCGCGCTTTATCCGCGACGTCGTGCCCCGGATGCCCGACACACAGGTTTATTACGAGGACACGTCTGACAAAAGCACGCTGAAGCAGTTGCAGCGCATGTTCGAACATGACGCGTATTTCAACGACCTCATGCTGGATGGCCCCGTTCGCCGGATTGCCGAGGCGGTACTGCAGGAAGACGTGGTGCCCGCCAACATGCAGTATTTCAATAAACCGGCAGGCGTTGGGCAAGCCACCCCGCCGCATCAGGACGGATATTATTTTCACCTCACCCCATGCAACGCGGTGACCGGCTGGCTGGCGCTTGAGGATGTGGACGCGGAAAACGGTTGCATCCACTATGTGCGTGGATCGCACAAGTCCGCGGCCTTTCGGCCCCACGGTCGGACCGGAACACTCGGCTTTTCACAAGGCATTACTGATTTTGGAACCGACCAGGACAAGACCAACACAGTGGCATTTCCGGGCGGCCCAGGCACGTTTCTGATGCATGACGCCAGAACGATCCATTGGGCAGGGGCCAACAAGTCGCCGACGCGGTCACGTCGTGCGTTGGGGTTCATCTATTACGGCGAGAGTGCGCGGGTAGATGACGCAACCGCCAAAGCGTATCAGGCGCGGCTGGATGCGCAGTTGAAAGACAGCGCCAAGCTGTGA
- a CDS encoding peptide ABC transporter substrate-binding protein: MNKILGLTAASVMALMASTAFAERENQLSDERVRAAIAYAIDMDTIVETLFEGKAIVADSMIPNGPYKADGLERYAYDPDKARALLEEAGWDDSQVLDVVYYYGDQLTADLMVALQAQLADVGVQMTYRKLEGDVGGQLNALPEDGSDTSAVTWDIAYGAKAALALQEYYNGYQSGKNSYTPGDPARDALIDAINGTVDVGAQQEAFKAFTEFENSALSDIALYYQQLFIYESNRLDRNGGQYGNDQFVYDWGITNWTVEPDENGKSVMYTNTAPSTFFDHPWLNPGIYIFSKVGLDRLMTADGALAPTEGQLAESVDVAEDGMSVTFDLKDGITWHDGTALTADDVVWSIETAKTVPGINAVFSSTFDAISDMSVDGDKITISFGTLDPNMLLTFSQFAPLPKHLLEGVNPAEFQQHPFWQNPVGSGPFRIEEVQMNDFVRFVPFENYHGGVAKIQEIVAFPSGENDGNVIQNAEAGRLDYGFTKSVGDVQALEAMDHMNVIPADIPYTRSLRINKFAKIAE; the protein is encoded by the coding sequence ATGAACAAGATACTCGGGCTAACCGCCGCGTCCGTGATGGCCTTGATGGCCTCGACCGCGTTTGCGGAACGCGAAAATCAGCTGTCCGACGAACGCGTCCGCGCCGCGATTGCCTATGCCATCGACATGGACACGATTGTCGAGACCTTGTTCGAGGGCAAAGCCATCGTCGCAGACTCGATGATCCCGAACGGCCCCTACAAGGCTGACGGGCTGGAGCGTTATGCATATGATCCGGACAAGGCGCGCGCCCTTCTGGAAGAGGCGGGTTGGGATGACAGCCAGGTTCTGGACGTGGTCTATTACTACGGTGACCAACTGACCGCTGACCTGATGGTCGCATTGCAGGCGCAATTGGCGGATGTCGGCGTTCAGATGACCTATCGCAAGCTGGAAGGCGACGTCGGTGGGCAATTGAATGCGCTGCCCGAAGATGGATCAGACACCAGCGCAGTGACCTGGGATATCGCCTATGGCGCCAAGGCCGCTTTGGCGTTGCAGGAATATTACAACGGCTACCAGTCGGGCAAAAACTCCTATACGCCCGGTGACCCAGCACGCGACGCGCTGATCGACGCAATCAACGGAACGGTTGATGTGGGCGCACAGCAGGAGGCGTTCAAGGCCTTTACCGAGTTCGAAAACTCGGCCCTGTCGGACATCGCGCTCTATTATCAGCAGCTGTTCATCTATGAAAGCAACCGCCTGGATCGCAACGGCGGGCAGTACGGAAATGACCAGTTCGTCTATGACTGGGGCATCACCAACTGGACGGTAGAGCCGGACGAGAACGGCAAATCCGTGATGTACACCAACACCGCGCCAAGCACGTTCTTTGACCATCCGTGGCTGAACCCGGGCATCTACATCTTCTCGAAAGTCGGGCTGGATCGCCTGATGACAGCGGATGGCGCGCTGGCCCCGACCGAGGGGCAACTGGCCGAAAGTGTCGATGTGGCCGAGGATGGCATGTCGGTGACCTTCGACCTGAAAGACGGCATCACGTGGCACGATGGCACGGCGTTGACGGCAGATGATGTCGTGTGGTCCATCGAAACCGCCAAAACGGTTCCGGGGATCAACGCGGTATTCTCTAGCACCTTCGACGCGATATCGGACATGAGTGTCGATGGCGACAAGATCACCATCAGCTTTGGCACGCTTGATCCGAACATGCTGTTGACCTTCAGCCAGTTCGCCCCCCTTCCCAAGCACCTGCTTGAAGGCGTGAACCCGGCAGAATTCCAGCAGCATCCGTTCTGGCAGAACCCGGTCGGGTCCGGCCCGTTCCGGATCGAAGAAGTGCAGATGAACGACTTCGTGCGCTTCGTTCCGTTCGAAAACTACCACGGCGGTGTCGCCAAGATCCAAGAGATCGTGGCCTTCCCCAGTGGCGAGAACGACGGCAACGTCATCCAAAACGCCGAGGCTGGTCGTCTGGACTACGGCTTCACCAAATCGGTCGGCGATGTGCAGGCGCTGGAGGCGATGGACCACATGAACGTGATCCCCGCCGATATCCCCTACACCCGGTCACTGCGGATCAACAAATTCGCGAAGATCGCGGAATAA
- a CDS encoding helix-turn-helix domain-containing protein yields MLKSDMDSDMIQVSDILRQETGRFDHRFKVGPAQWAFWDLLWLHEGHLSLKLTGEGQRLDITAPGGVLIPPGTPFRGTAVNGAASASIAHFISPEMGDNVLQVPVRDRMHAMALIQLSLDYALRGEPMERRIRLLMAILDCFATPAADAETRVTRLDRTWRETTAKLAEVRGVADVAAFAGLAESSFRSAHRAQLGGSAGKHLQKLRLAQAEKYLATTGFGLAEIASRVGYAHAETLAAAFKRSRGQTPGDYRRWCKRFA; encoded by the coding sequence ATGCTTAAAAGTGATATGGATTCCGACATGATCCAGGTGAGCGATATCCTGCGACAAGAGACTGGTCGATTTGACCATCGCTTCAAGGTTGGTCCGGCGCAGTGGGCGTTTTGGGATTTGCTTTGGCTGCACGAGGGGCATTTGTCGCTGAAATTGACCGGCGAAGGGCAACGGCTGGACATTACCGCGCCCGGTGGCGTTCTGATCCCGCCCGGCACGCCATTTCGCGGCACAGCGGTCAACGGGGCGGCAAGTGCGTCGATCGCACATTTCATTAGCCCAGAGATGGGCGACAACGTCCTGCAAGTGCCCGTGCGTGACCGGATGCACGCCATGGCATTGATCCAACTGTCGCTGGACTATGCGCTGCGCGGTGAGCCGATGGAACGGCGTATCCGGCTGCTGATGGCGATCCTCGATTGCTTTGCCACGCCCGCCGCCGACGCCGAAACGCGCGTGACCCGGCTGGACCGGACCTGGCGCGAAACGACCGCGAAACTGGCCGAGGTGCGCGGCGTGGCGGACGTTGCGGCGTTTGCAGGGCTGGCGGAGAGTTCATTTCGGTCGGCGCACCGTGCGCAACTCGGCGGCTCTGCTGGCAAACACTTGCAGAAATTGCGGCTGGCGCAGGCTGAAAAATATCTGGCTACCACCGGCTTTGGGTTGGCCGAGATCGCATCGCGCGTCGGCTACGCGCATGCTGAAACGTTGGCGGCGGCGTTCAAGCGGTCACGGGGCCAAACTCCGGGCGACTATCGGCGATGGTGCAAACGTTTCGCATGA